The DNA window TCTTGACTGGCCCTTGAAGTCGGCACACCACACGAGATTTCGGGCGCTCATCGCGGTGCTAGGCTTGCCGGGGTGGCCGACGCGACGGTGTGCCCGAGGCTTGCGGACCAAGCGGTGCCGATCGAGGAGGGCGAAAACGGTCGAGCGGGCCGGCCAGGCCCCATCGGAATGGCGCCGGGAAAGAAGCGCCAAGAGCTTCTTCGCGCCCCAGGAGGGATGGCGCTCTCGCGTTTCAATGAGCGCCTGCACCACCTCCTCGGGCGTCTGGGTCGGACAGACATGCGGGCGCCGGGAGCGCTCGGCCAGGCCGGCGGGACCCTCTCGCTCGTAGCGTTCA is part of the Pseudomonadota bacterium genome and encodes:
- a CDS encoding helix-turn-helix domain-containing protein; its protein translation is MDQRTQFIADYLRYSLSITELCEHYGISRKSGYKWIERYEREGPAGLAERSRRPHVCPTQTPEEVVQALIETRERHPSWGAKKLLALLSRRHSDGAWPARSTVFALLDRHRLVRKPRAHRRVGHPGKPSTAMSARNLVWCADFKGQSRPATVSIAIP